Proteins co-encoded in one Acidobacteriota bacterium genomic window:
- a CDS encoding ComEC/Rec2 family competence protein — protein sequence MPEDRRPPNFNRNPMLWLGMAFALGILAANVVNADLRIVAIVALTFTVSAFLLRSKSVATSIILAAFGLAGFASAVAEKRSVSPDRLKILFDNGTLISGEPVEVEGVLLGRPEASVEGALLNLAVDQIKQRSTERKASGKVRLYVQIDDLKSQISNLKYGSRLRIATKLERDNEYLNPGVIPRREILDRLGVDATGAVKSPLLIEKIADESVFLPLAWVYDQRARVIESFQRNLSGPAAGVMIASLLGNKQFLDKGTADFFRDGGTFHILVISGLHITFIGGLLLLFLRKLTRNRWLQFGVTTTVLWAYTLAVGADVPVVRAALMFTVMLFSYCIYRRSGLLNSLGSCGLILLVWRPSELFDPSFQLTFVSVAAIVAVAYPLIEVLRNIGGWMPTRERPFPPNVPAWLKRFCETIYWSEDRWKFESKRQIWTANIFKSPMFESKIRHGVQFVLQYIFEGILVSLVVQICMLPLSVVYFHRVSLISVVLNLWVGIFIALESFAAVLGVVAGQFSELLAGGIFAFAELFNWLMLFLPRLFSDNSWLSFRLPAYSGNGRFVYLLFFLPVSILAFALSKWRPFDLKHEGAILSQKVLIPTAASVAILVLLIVFHPFSAPRPDGRLHVDFLDVGQGDSALVTFPDGRTMLVDGGGKQKYKRADEEAEAFIPDARGIGEAVVSEFLWHRGYSRIDHILATHADADHIQGLTEIAKNFSVDSAVFGRVVPTDPDLAELSEVLHRRGIPAETIARGDVMQMGDVRVEVLYPQSAYDTNTLSENNNSVVLRIVCGKRAFLLTGDIEREAETQMLAGETTLASDVIKIPHHGSRTSSTVDFVNAVAAKYAVISVGRSSPFGHPHAEVVDRWKAAGAKVTTTGERGLVSVSTDGTEIEVKTFLP from the coding sequence GGATTTTGGCGGCGAATGTTGTGAATGCCGATCTACGGATCGTTGCGATTGTGGCTTTGACATTCACAGTATCCGCGTTCCTCCTTCGTTCGAAATCCGTTGCCACTAGCATTATCCTGGCTGCCTTCGGACTTGCCGGTTTCGCTTCGGCCGTCGCAGAAAAGCGAAGCGTTTCACCCGATCGGCTTAAGATCCTGTTCGACAACGGCACGCTAATTTCCGGCGAACCTGTCGAGGTCGAGGGCGTGCTGCTTGGACGGCCTGAGGCTTCCGTAGAAGGTGCTCTGCTAAACCTAGCCGTCGATCAAATCAAGCAACGAAGTACCGAACGAAAAGCTAGCGGTAAAGTTCGTCTTTACGTCCAGATTGACGATCTCAAATCTCAAATTTCGAATCTCAAATACGGCTCCCGTCTTCGCATCGCTACCAAACTCGAACGCGACAACGAATATCTCAACCCCGGGGTGATCCCAAGACGCGAGATACTTGACCGCCTCGGCGTCGATGCGACGGGGGCGGTGAAGAGCCCTTTGCTTATCGAAAAGATCGCTGACGAGAGCGTTTTCCTGCCGCTAGCTTGGGTTTATGATCAGCGGGCGAGGGTTATCGAAAGCTTTCAGCGGAACCTTAGCGGACCGGCTGCTGGTGTGATGATAGCGAGTTTGTTGGGGAACAAACAGTTTTTGGATAAGGGAACGGCTGACTTTTTTCGAGATGGCGGGACGTTTCATATCCTTGTGATCTCGGGCCTTCATATCACTTTTATTGGCGGTCTGCTGCTGTTATTTCTACGAAAGCTTACGCGGAATCGCTGGCTTCAATTCGGAGTGACGACAACGGTTTTGTGGGCATACACGCTCGCGGTCGGAGCCGATGTTCCGGTCGTTCGTGCGGCTTTAATGTTTACGGTGATGCTGTTTTCCTACTGCATTTACCGGCGGTCGGGGCTGCTGAATTCGCTCGGATCTTGCGGACTGATTTTGCTTGTCTGGCGGCCGTCGGAATTGTTCGATCCTTCGTTTCAACTCACATTCGTCAGCGTTGCGGCGATCGTCGCTGTAGCGTATCCGCTGATCGAGGTGTTGCGAAACATCGGTGGCTGGATGCCCACGAGAGAGCGGCCGTTCCCGCCGAATGTTCCTGCTTGGCTCAAGCGTTTTTGCGAGACAATCTACTGGAGCGAGGATCGTTGGAAGTTCGAATCGAAGCGGCAGATCTGGACCGCTAATATATTCAAATCTCCGATGTTCGAGTCAAAGATCAGGCACGGCGTTCAATTTGTCTTGCAGTATATCTTTGAGGGAATTCTCGTCTCGCTTGTCGTGCAAATCTGCATGCTGCCGCTGTCAGTGGTGTATTTTCATCGCGTTTCGTTGATCTCGGTGGTGCTGAATTTGTGGGTCGGCATCTTCATCGCACTTGAGAGTTTTGCGGCGGTGCTTGGGGTTGTGGCGGGGCAATTTAGCGAGTTACTTGCAGGGGGAATATTCGCGTTTGCCGAGCTTTTTAACTGGCTGATGCTTTTCCTGCCGCGGCTGTTTTCAGATAATAGTTGGCTGAGCTTTCGGCTTCCGGCGTATTCAGGAAATGGCCGATTCGTTTACCTTCTTTTCTTTTTGCCGGTTTCGATCCTCGCTTTCGCATTGAGCAAATGGCGGCCGTTCGATCTCAAACATGAGGGAGCGATCCTCAGCCAAAAAGTGCTTATTCCGACTGCCGCGTCCGTAGCGATACTTGTCCTATTGATCGTATTCCATCCTTTCAGTGCTCCACGCCCGGACGGGCGGCTGCACGTTGATTTTCTCGATGTTGGCCAAGGCGATTCAGCACTGGTCACTTTTCCCGACGGCCGTACAATGCTGGTCGATGGCGGCGGGAAACAGAAATATAAAAGGGCAGATGAAGAAGCCGAAGCGTTCATTCCCGATGCACGCGGCATCGGGGAAGCGGTCGTTTCCGAGTTTCTTTGGCATCGGGGATATTCGCGGATCGACCATATTCTGGCGACGCATGCGGATGCGGATCATATACAGGGATTGACCGAGATTGCCAAGAATTTCAGCGTTGATTCGGCGGTCTTTGGCCGCGTGGTGCCCACCGATCCCGATCTCGCCGAATTGAGCGAGGTATTGCACCGACGCGGAATTCCGGCAGAGACAATCGCTCGCGGCGATGTGATGCAGATGGGCGACGTGAGAGTTGAGGTACTCTATCCTCAGTCCGCTTACGATACGAATACACTCTCAGAGAATAACAATTCCGTTGTGCTCCGGATCGTTTGCGGCAAACGAGCGTTCCTGCTCACAGGCGATATCGAACGCGAAGCCGAGACGCAGATGCTTGCCGGAGAAACCACGCTTGCTTCCGACGTCATAAAAATCCCGCACCACGGAAGCCGGACATCCTCAACGGTCGACTTTGTAAACGCCGTCGCGGCTAAATACGCGGTTATTTCGGTTGGCCGTTCGTCGCCATTTGGGCATCCGCACGCAGAAGTTGTCGATAGATGGAAAGCCGCGGGTGCGAAAGTAACGACAACCGGCGAACGCGGATTGGTCTCGGTTTCGACAGATGGCACTGAGATCGAGGTCAAAACATTCCTTCCTTGA
- a CDS encoding nuclear transport factor 2 family protein: protein MKRITLMTMTLAAAALFAACGAPADNKPAANNANASNANANATAKPVAAAPTKEALMTLEKGGWEAWKNRDAKWTVENASDKYVGLGTSGRMDKAASVKSYTEQKCEVKSYSLSDEKMQMVGSDVAILTFKGAQDATCDGKKNPANVHSSSIYVREGDKWKAAFYAETPAIDPKAPPKAAAKKDDAKKEEAKPDAATEAVLAIERKVWEAWKAKDISALEAILAKDFAFVSGEGLGDRATVIKNWSTDNKCEIKSVSLTDAMSVSIAKDVTLLTYKGGADGKCEGQPVPTEWYMAVYSKEGEAWKPNFGMGISQ, encoded by the coding sequence ATGAAACGCATCACACTGATGACCATGACACTGGCCGCCGCGGCCCTATTTGCCGCCTGCGGTGCACCGGCCGATAACAAACCGGCCGCCAACAACGCTAACGCATCCAATGCCAACGCCAATGCGACCGCCAAGCCTGTCGCTGCGGCCCCGACCAAGGAGGCACTGATGACGCTCGAAAAAGGCGGTTGGGAAGCCTGGAAGAATCGCGACGCCAAATGGACCGTCGAGAACGCGTCGGACAAATACGTCGGCCTAGGCACGAGCGGCCGCATGGACAAGGCCGCATCGGTCAAGTCGTACACCGAGCAGAAATGTGAGGTCAAAAGCTACTCGCTATCTGACGAAAAAATGCAGATGGTCGGATCCGACGTCGCTATCCTGACGTTTAAGGGTGCTCAGGACGCAACCTGCGACGGCAAGAAAAACCCTGCCAACGTCCACTCGTCGAGCATCTACGTTCGCGAAGGCGACAAGTGGAAAGCAGCATTCTACGCCGAAACTCCGGCCATAGACCCAAAGGCTCCGCCGAAGGCCGCCGCCAAGAAGGACGATGCCAAGAAGGAAGAGGCTAAGCCTGACGCGGCGACCGAAGCGGTGCTCGCGATCGAAAGGAAGGTCTGGGAAGCGTGGAAAGCAAAAGACATCTCTGCTCTCGAGGCGATCCTTGCCAAGGACTTTGCATTTGTCAGCGGCGAGGGCCTCGGCGACCGTGCCACCGTGATCAAGAATTGGTCGACCGACAACAAATGCGAGATCAAGAGCGTATCGCTCACCGACGCAATGTCTGTCTCGATCGCGAAGGACGTGACCCTGCTCACCTACAAGGGCGGTGCCGATGGCAAATGCGAAGGCCAGCCCGTCCCGACCGAGTGGTACATGGCCGTTTACTCGAAAGAAGGTGAAGCATGGAAACCCAATTTCGGCATGGGCATCTCTCAATAG
- a CDS encoding nuclear transport factor 2 family protein, with product MNRKSLITLTLAAAAMLTACGAPAANNAPANNANASNANTAKPVAAAPTADALFAMDKQASEAWIKGDKAFFEGFLSDKFVSFEQGRRSSRGEMLGEIGSFKCDVKTWNLEDPQMSMINADTYVMSYKGTFDGSCTGPDGKAMKLPSPVRATSIYVRDGEKWKGAFHGETLIIDPKLPPPPPAKAEAKKEEPKKAEAKKDEPAKPAAAAPSANTDALVKLHTSGWEAFKAKDAKKFEEVLAGNMAIVDPAGTWMSGKANVIKHWTETMKCEGVTKVGVSDGIASAISPTVEILTLKGTSDGTCDGRKNGPLYQAAVYVKEGEAWKLAFMFETPAM from the coding sequence ATGAACCGTAAGAGTTTGATCACTTTAACCTTGGCTGCCGCCGCAATGCTGACCGCTTGCGGAGCACCGGCTGCCAACAACGCTCCGGCGAATAACGCCAACGCTTCGAACGCAAATACCGCCAAGCCGGTCGCTGCCGCACCGACTGCCGACGCTCTCTTTGCAATGGACAAGCAGGCCAGCGAAGCCTGGATCAAGGGCGATAAGGCCTTCTTCGAGGGCTTTCTTTCCGACAAGTTCGTCTCGTTTGAGCAAGGCCGGCGATCGAGCCGTGGCGAGATGCTCGGGGAGATCGGATCGTTCAAATGCGACGTCAAAACGTGGAATCTCGAAGACCCGCAGATGTCGATGATCAACGCCGACACCTACGTTATGAGCTACAAAGGCACATTCGACGGCTCGTGCACCGGACCTGACGGAAAGGCTATGAAACTGCCAAGCCCGGTCCGTGCCACAAGCATTTACGTCCGCGATGGCGAGAAATGGAAGGGTGCATTCCACGGCGAAACGCTGATCATCGACCCAAAATTACCGCCTCCGCCGCCAGCCAAAGCCGAAGCTAAAAAGGAAGAGCCGAAGAAGGCAGAAGCCAAAAAGGACGAGCCCGCAAAACCTGCCGCCGCCGCTCCGAGTGCGAATACAGATGCCCTCGTCAAGCTCCACACTTCGGGTTGGGAAGCATTTAAGGCAAAGGATGCTAAGAAATTCGAAGAGGTCCTTGCCGGCAACATGGCGATCGTCGACCCGGCGGGAACATGGATGAGCGGCAAAGCCAACGTCATCAAACACTGGACCGAAACGATGAAATGCGAAGGCGTTACCAAGGTCGGCGTTTCCGACGGTATTGCCTCAGCAATTTCGCCAACGGTCGAGATCCTAACTCTGAAAGGTACATCAGACGGCACCTGCGACGGCCGTAAGAACGGCCCTCTCTATCAGGCCGCCGTTTATGTGAAAGAGGGCGAGGCATGGAAACTGGCCTTCATGTTCGAAACGCCTGCTATGTAG
- a CDS encoding nuclear transport factor 2 family protein, with translation MMKTLAFVMFTAAVGLFAGCGDSANVNSNAEMANKIEKAVAAAPTRGLLVGLETKAFEAWKNNDAAFWDEYLDSKFVSYTGGVRYDKAGEIKQITETKCEVTSYTLSDEKMTPIGTDAIVLTTKVAVDGKCGGQQIPSPVISTTLYVRYADTWKAAYHNEVPVLDPKAPKSAAPKKAPVKASEPRTDDKSAAELLAIEKKGWDAWKARDRAALEPIVTEDLTLVDVTGTVTIGKNAVLDAWLLPKCDIKAAVPSDAAATMLSRTVAILTYKGTAAGKCDGKPLGSLWGTSIFQKEAGEWKVAYVFETPAS, from the coding sequence ATGATGAAAACACTTGCATTTGTTATGTTTACGGCGGCGGTTGGTTTGTTTGCCGGCTGCGGTGATTCGGCGAACGTCAATTCCAACGCTGAGATGGCCAATAAGATAGAGAAGGCTGTAGCGGCGGCTCCGACCAGGGGTTTGCTCGTCGGGCTGGAAACAAAGGCGTTCGAGGCGTGGAAGAATAACGATGCGGCATTCTGGGACGAATATCTTGACAGCAAGTTCGTCTCTTACACCGGCGGCGTTCGCTATGACAAGGCCGGCGAGATCAAGCAGATCACCGAAACCAAATGCGAGGTCACGAGCTATACGCTCTCCGACGAAAAAATGACCCCGATCGGCACCGATGCCATCGTTTTGACCACCAAAGTTGCGGTCGACGGCAAATGCGGCGGGCAACAGATACCTAGCCCCGTCATCTCCACAACGCTATACGTCCGCTATGCCGATACATGGAAGGCGGCGTATCACAACGAAGTTCCGGTACTTGATCCGAAGGCTCCGAAATCCGCAGCTCCGAAAAAAGCTCCAGTTAAGGCGAGCGAGCCTCGAACGGACGATAAGTCAGCAGCAGAACTGCTCGCCATCGAGAAAAAGGGCTGGGATGCGTGGAAAGCACGCGACCGTGCCGCCCTGGAACCGATAGTTACCGAAGACCTGACGCTCGTCGACGTCACCGGCACCGTCACTATCGGCAAGAACGCCGTGCTCGATGCGTGGCTGCTACCCAAATGCGACATCAAGGCCGCCGTTCCGTCCGATGCCGCTGCCACGATGCTCTCACGAACCGTCGCTATTCTCACCTACAAGGGCACCGCCGCCGGCAAATGCGATGGCAAACCGCTCGGCAGCCTGTGGGGCACGTCGATCTTTCAAAAAGAAGCAGGCGAATGGAAGGTCGCCTATGTCTTTGAGACACCCGCGTCATAA